The Calditerrivibrio nitroreducens DSM 19672 genome window below encodes:
- a CDS encoding LemA family protein: MTIFSIIFVGMLVIIFSIGVLYYNKFVSLRNMVEEAFSSIDVQLKRRYDLIPNLVETVKGYAKHEQSTLENVVKLRNLAQSSENITDKIKNENMLTSALRSVFAIAESYPDLKANENFLSLQSSLNDIENNIQSARRYYNAVVKEYNTLCESFPSVFIARMFHFGRKEFFTIDEDEKKNVKVSF; encoded by the coding sequence ATGACAATTTTTTCTATTATTTTTGTGGGAATGCTGGTCATTATTTTTTCAATAGGTGTCCTTTACTACAACAAGTTTGTTTCTCTCAGAAATATGGTGGAAGAGGCTTTTAGTAGTATCGATGTCCAGCTTAAGAGGAGGTATGACTTAATTCCAAACCTTGTGGAAACGGTAAAGGGGTATGCCAAGCATGAGCAATCCACACTTGAAAATGTTGTTAAACTGAGAAACCTGGCACAATCCTCTGAAAATATTACAGATAAGATAAAAAATGAAAACATGCTTACCTCAGCTTTGAGGAGTGTGTTTGCTATAGCAGAAAGTTATCCAGATTTAAAAGCCAATGAAAATTTTCTATCCCTTCAATCATCTTTAAACGATATAGAAAATAACATTCAGTCCGCCCGAAGATATTACAATGCTGTTGTAAAAGAATATAACACTCTTTGTGAGTCTTTCCCTTCCGTTTTTATTGCAAGGATGTTTCATTTCGGAAGGAAGGAGTTTTTTACCATCGATGAGGATGAAAAGAAGAATGTGAAGGTTTCTTTCTGA
- a CDS encoding DUF2207 domain-containing protein, which translates to MKLMSYILLFLLLPFFVYAEYFDIEDYNVSISLNRDASFEVVEEIVVNFFSPRHGIYRTIPVEYQQDQISTNFDRMNFGSNVYKIDIYDVYVDGHPFVKSKEGKYLKIKIGDKNKKVSGIQKYVIKYKVYGAINFFDDHSEFYWNVIGHEWNTNIKRSSFVIRLPEDTNLDGNILIFYGPYGSKKQIENFNYSDKTLTVMNNGSLMPREGVTVAIRFDKTYFTKNGFLRLKLFLVNNWAIFIPIIVLIVSHFLWLKYGKDDDIIKMVEYFPPEGVTPAEAGVIIDDKTDNRDIISLIFYWATKGIIKIEEIKGEGLFAKDDYILIKQKSLPTDAKSYEKILFDDLFRVQNNVVVSSLKNKFHTTIAQVRNALNKEIERSNIYYKESRIFQILFIVAAIVLGFLAFMMIAIGGINNAVYLGVSAVILLVYSFIMPKKTKIGMDKYKKIVGFKEFIDKTEKSKLTYLLNEDPLYFDKTLPYAVAFNMLDKWVEKFDGILKSPPEWYISNGHGFYIHNFGRSLSQSVNSMANNFTSAPSSAGSGGSGFSGGGSGGGFGGGGGGSW; encoded by the coding sequence ATGAAGTTGATGAGCTACATACTTTTGTTTTTATTATTACCATTTTTTGTTTATGCCGAATATTTTGATATAGAAGATTACAATGTATCTATCTCTTTGAATAGAGATGCTTCATTTGAAGTGGTTGAGGAGATTGTGGTAAACTTTTTTTCCCCCAGACATGGTATCTACAGGACAATACCAGTGGAGTATCAGCAGGATCAGATCAGTACAAATTTCGATCGGATGAATTTTGGTAGTAATGTATATAAAATAGATATTTATGATGTCTATGTGGATGGTCACCCCTTCGTCAAGTCTAAAGAGGGGAAATACCTAAAGATAAAGATTGGAGATAAGAATAAAAAGGTTTCTGGTATTCAGAAGTATGTGATCAAATATAAGGTTTATGGGGCTATAAATTTTTTTGATGATCACAGCGAATTTTACTGGAATGTCATTGGGCATGAATGGAATACCAATATTAAGAGAAGCTCTTTTGTTATCAGATTACCAGAGGATACCAATCTGGATGGTAATATACTGATATTTTATGGACCTTATGGAAGTAAAAAGCAGATAGAAAACTTTAATTATAGCGATAAAACATTAACTGTAATGAATAACGGAAGCCTCATGCCAAGGGAGGGGGTTACTGTAGCAATAAGGTTTGATAAGACATACTTCACAAAAAATGGTTTTTTAAGATTAAAGCTATTTTTGGTGAATAATTGGGCAATTTTTATTCCAATTATTGTTTTAATCGTATCTCATTTTTTGTGGCTTAAATATGGTAAAGACGATGATATTATAAAGATGGTGGAATATTTCCCTCCTGAAGGGGTTACACCTGCTGAAGCTGGTGTAATCATAGATGATAAAACAGACAACAGAGACATCATATCACTAATTTTTTACTGGGCTACGAAAGGTATAATCAAGATTGAGGAGATAAAAGGGGAAGGGTTGTTTGCAAAAGATGATTATATTTTGATAAAACAGAAAAGTTTGCCTACAGATGCAAAGAGTTATGAAAAGATTCTCTTTGATGATCTATTTAGGGTTCAAAATAATGTTGTGGTCTCTTCTTTGAAAAATAAGTTTCATACAACAATTGCCCAAGTCAGGAATGCCCTAAATAAAGAGATTGAGCGATCTAATATATATTATAAAGAGAGTAGAATTTTTCAGATTTTATTTATAGTCGCTGCTATTGTTTTAGGTTTTTTGGCATTTATGATGATAGCCATCGGAGGAATAAACAATGCTGTCTATCTGGGGGTATCCGCCGTAATTTTATTGGTATATAGCTTTATCATGCCTAAAAAAACCAAAATAGGTATGGATAAATACAAAAAAATTGTTGGTTTTAAAGAGTTTATAGACAAAACAGAAAAGAGTAAGCTAACGTATCTTTTAAACGAAGATCCTTTGTATTTTGATAAAACGTTGCCTTATGCGGTTGCTTTTAACATGCTTGACAAGTGGGTGGAAAAATTCGATGGGATTTTGAAAAGTCCGCCAGAATGGTATATATCCAATGGGCACGGTTTTTATATACATAATTTTGGAAGATCTCTGTCTCAATCAGTTAATTCTATGGCAAATAATTTTACTTCTGCCCCAAGCTCCGCTGGATCTGGTGGCAGTGGCTTTTCTGGGGGTGGTTCCGGTGGAGGCTTTGGTGGTGGAGGAGGTGGAAGCTGGTAA
- a CDS encoding formyltransferase family protein, producing MPKLYDDQLFDIPIYTYKSELHRKNRSFDIKNYKAFFNVVELSFGKFSELKDNVRLSDNKIALFLDWNKEFLDETANFFPVYVQPALLPMYRGYGAITEQFLRGVSVSGITFYIPSDITDAGDILYQREIRIDFEDYPEDFIRKVCGEVLSTIKTIDLSNCKRFSQRQELSFSLGRIRKRDAIIDFRSDALSVYNHIRGFSRPFFGAFCFYEGERIVIWRGKPERWQGVYGEPGEVLKVTDDGIEVACGNGTVILTEMEKTVDIKKSFVFNKYMNVFVN from the coding sequence TTGCCTAAATTGTATGATGATCAACTATTTGATATTCCGATATACACTTATAAATCTGAGTTACATAGAAAAAACAGATCTTTTGATATCAAAAACTATAAAGCTTTTTTTAATGTAGTGGAGCTTTCTTTTGGTAAGTTCTCAGAGCTAAAAGATAACGTAAGACTTTCTGACAACAAAATTGCTCTTTTTTTAGACTGGAATAAGGAATTTCTTGATGAAACGGCAAATTTTTTCCCAGTCTACGTTCAGCCGGCATTACTTCCCATGTACAGGGGGTATGGTGCAATTACAGAGCAATTTTTGAGGGGGGTCTCCGTTAGCGGTATTACTTTTTATATACCCTCTGATATTACGGATGCAGGTGATATCCTTTATCAGAGAGAGATCCGTATCGACTTTGAAGATTACCCCGAGGATTTTATCAGAAAAGTTTGTGGTGAGGTTTTAAGTACTATAAAAACGATAGATTTATCAAATTGTAAAAGATTTAGCCAAAGGCAGGAGTTGTCATTTTCTTTAGGTAGAATAAGAAAAAGGGATGCAATCATCGATTTCAGATCTGATGCATTATCTGTCTATAACCATATCAGAGGTTTTAGTCGTCCATTTTTTGGTGCCTTCTGCTTTTATGAGGGGGAAAGAATTGTAATCTGGAGAGGTAAGCCGGAGAGATGGCAGGGGGTATATGGGGAGCCTGGGGAGGTTTTAAAAGTCACAGATGACGGTATAGAGGTGGCTTGTGGAAATGGTACGGTGATCCTTACGGAGATGGAAAAAACGGTTGATATTAAAAAATCTTTTGTGTTTAATAAGTATATGAATGTTTTTGTAAATTGA
- a CDS encoding ATP-binding protein: protein MKKLPIGIQTFSKIREEGYTYIDKTEEAFELVNNFTYVFLSRPRRFGKSLFVDTLKELFEGNKKLFEGLYIYDKWNWDEKYPVIKISWDGKNRSIKDLEANLRETLLENQKRLNIKCDDDLDLVICFRRLITEAAEKYNQKVVILIDEYDKPILDVIDDIEQAKEHREYLKGLYSVLKGVDAYIRFAFLTGVSKFSKASIFSGLNMLEDISLVDTFGNICGYTQRDIETSFKDYFVNVDMEGVKRWYNGYNFLKDNVYNPFDILNFIRNKCQFRNYWFETGTPSFLIKLIKSRNYFLPKLTNLIVDDKLLSSFDVENIDLEVILFQSGYLTIEKVIQTPRNIEYKLRIPNLEVQISLNDYILRYLFNHREANYIQNQSYDAFYNGELDVIRDNLTTLFSSIPYTNYTNNELKLYEGFYASVVYSYLASLGFDLIGEDVTNKGRIDLTVFVSDKVYIIEFKVDGVKGEALSQIKHKNYAQKYLDMGKDIYLVGIEFSSSERNIVNFEWEKLER from the coding sequence ATGAAAAAACTGCCAATAGGGATACAGACTTTTAGCAAGATAAGAGAAGAAGGGTATACCTATATTGATAAAACCGAAGAAGCTTTTGAACTGGTTAATAATTTTACATATGTTTTCCTCTCCCGCCCCCGTAGATTTGGTAAGTCATTATTCGTTGATACATTAAAAGAGTTATTTGAAGGGAACAAGAAGCTCTTTGAAGGATTATACATATACGACAAATGGAATTGGGATGAGAAATACCCGGTAATAAAAATCAGCTGGGATGGTAAAAATAGGAGCATCAAAGATCTCGAGGCAAACCTCAGGGAAACTTTACTGGAAAATCAAAAAAGGCTAAATATAAAATGTGACGACGATCTGGATCTGGTAATCTGCTTTAGAAGGCTCATTACAGAAGCGGCTGAAAAATACAATCAAAAGGTAGTAATACTGATTGATGAGTATGATAAGCCGATATTGGATGTGATAGACGATATAGAGCAGGCTAAGGAGCATAGGGAATATTTAAAAGGACTATATTCTGTATTAAAAGGTGTGGATGCCTACATTAGGTTTGCTTTTCTTACAGGTGTGAGTAAATTCTCAAAAGCATCTATATTCAGTGGTTTAAATATGCTTGAAGACATTTCATTAGTTGATACATTCGGCAATATCTGTGGCTATACCCAGAGGGATATTGAGACGAGCTTTAAAGACTATTTTGTGAATGTGGATATGGAAGGCGTAAAGAGATGGTATAATGGGTACAATTTCCTGAAAGATAATGTTTACAACCCTTTTGATATATTAAATTTTATTAGAAATAAATGTCAATTTAGAAACTACTGGTTTGAAACGGGTACACCATCGTTTTTGATAAAGCTTATCAAATCAAGAAACTACTTTTTGCCAAAGCTTACAAATTTGATTGTAGATGATAAACTTCTTTCCAGCTTTGACGTAGAGAATATAGATCTTGAAGTGATCCTATTTCAGTCAGGTTATCTGACAATAGAGAAGGTAATTCAGACCCCCAGAAATATAGAATACAAGCTCAGGATACCTAACCTTGAAGTCCAGATATCGTTAAATGATTATATACTTAGATACCTCTTTAACCATCGGGAAGCTAATTATATTCAAAATCAGAGCTATGATGCATTTTACAATGGTGAACTTGATGTGATAAGAGATAATCTTACGACCCTTTTTTCATCGATTCCATACACCAATTATACAAACAACGAACTAAAGCTATACGAAGGTTTTTACGCCAGTGTTGTATATTCTTATCTTGCATCTCTTGGGTTTGATTTGATAGGAGAGGATGTGACAAATAAGGGTAGGATTGATTTAACGGTATTTGTGTCAGATAAGGTATACATTATTGAATTTAAGGTGGATGGGGTAAAAGGTGAGGCCTTATCCCAGATAAAGCATAAGAACTATGCCCAGAAGTATCTGGATATGGGTAAAGATATTTACCTTGTGGGTATAGAATTTAGCTCAAGTGAGAGGAATATAGTAAATTTTGAATGGGAAAAGTTGGAACGTTAG
- a CDS encoding aspartate aminotransferase family protein — translation MSAVMNTYNRYNITLVKGDYFYLFDENGKKYVDFATGIAVTNLGHSNKEIAEIICRQSATLMHTSNLYKNPIQEEVAQIISDLSFGCKVFFCNSGAEANEAALKLARIYGNKKHNGKRYKIITMVNSFHGRTFATLAATGQEKVKKGFEPTLDFIKHIPFNDIDAFEKAIEPETVAVVMEVIQGEGGVIPAKEGYLDAVRRICFEKDILLIFDEVQTGIGRTGEVFGYQLYDVKPDIFTLAKALGNGFPIGAMVAKTEIAEYLSPGTHASTFGGNYLGCAIAKYVLETVSDRSFLDSVKEKGNYLKNKLKTIFGDMGEIRGEGMMIGVRLIDSISLSDFIDRAHKNGVLTVPAGDNTVRIYPALNISYDVLNEGLELINKTIGEFK, via the coding sequence ATGAGTGCCGTTATGAATACATACAATAGGTATAACATCACCCTTGTTAAGGGGGATTATTTTTATCTTTTTGATGAAAATGGGAAAAAATATGTCGATTTTGCCACCGGGATAGCCGTGACAAATCTTGGGCATTCAAACAAGGAGATTGCAGAAATCATCTGTAGACAGTCGGCTACGCTAATGCATACATCTAATTTATACAAGAATCCAATACAGGAAGAGGTTGCTCAGATTATTTCAGATCTTAGTTTTGGGTGTAAAGTTTTTTTCTGTAATTCTGGTGCCGAAGCTAATGAGGCGGCTTTAAAGCTTGCAAGGATATATGGTAATAAGAAGCATAATGGTAAAAGATATAAAATAATTACAATGGTAAACTCCTTCCACGGTAGAACATTTGCCACCCTTGCGGCTACAGGACAGGAAAAGGTCAAAAAAGGTTTCGAGCCAACGCTTGATTTTATAAAACATATACCTTTTAACGATATTGATGCTTTTGAGAAGGCTATAGAACCTGAAACAGTTGCTGTGGTGATGGAAGTAATCCAGGGGGAAGGTGGTGTGATCCCTGCCAAAGAGGGTTATCTTGACGCAGTTAGAAGAATATGCTTTGAAAAAGATATTTTGCTCATCTTTGATGAAGTACAAACGGGTATAGGAAGGACTGGTGAAGTATTTGGATATCAGCTTTATGATGTAAAGCCGGATATCTTTACCCTTGCCAAGGCACTTGGAAATGGTTTTCCCATTGGAGCAATGGTGGCAAAGACGGAGATTGCTGAATATTTATCCCCTGGTACCCATGCGAGCACTTTTGGAGGAAATTACCTTGGTTGTGCAATTGCAAAATATGTGTTGGAGACTGTTTCGGATAGGAGTTTTCTTGATAGTGTGAAAGAAAAAGGAAATTATCTTAAAAATAAGCTTAAAACTATTTTTGGCGATATGGGTGAAATCAGGGGTGAAGGGATGATGATAGGTGTAAGACTCATAGATTCTATATCTTTATCGGATTTTATAGATAGAGCACATAAAAATGGAGTATTGACGGTTCCTGCCGGTGATAATACTGTGAGAATTTATCCTGCTTTGAATATCAGTTATGATGTGTTGAATGAGGGGCTTGAACTTATAAATAAAACCATCGGAGAGTTTAAATGA